One Clostridium estertheticum DNA segment encodes these proteins:
- a CDS encoding BCCT family transporter, producing MAAPETAFFVIMAKYKLGSLLSLIAVFLLGTFFITSANSATFVLGMLTSGGDLNPSNKKKIIWGVVQALLATSLLLAGGLKALQTISVAAAFPFIFVMIFACISLWKALKSEDITSYSNE from the coding sequence ATAGCTGCTCCTGAAACCGCATTTTTCGTTATTATGGCTAAATATAAGCTAGGATCATTATTATCATTAATTGCGGTATTTTTGCTAGGAACTTTCTTTATTACATCAGCTAACTCTGCTACCTTTGTTTTAGGTATGCTTACATCTGGTGGAGATTTAAACCCATCAAATAAAAAGAAAATAATATGGGGAGTGGTCCAAGCATTGCTGGCAACTAGTTTGTTACTAGCTGGAGGATTGAAGGCGCTTCAAACTATTTCAGTAGCTGCAGCTTTCCCATTTATATTTGTAATGATATTTGCATGTATATCTTTGTGGAAAGCTTTAAAAAGCGAAGATATCACGTCTTATTCTAATGAATAA
- a CDS encoding NUDIX hydrolase, producing the protein MATQGGFTIILNENNNRILLVKRKDIPIWDLPGGKVGIEETPTACAVREAIEETGYITNAYKKIGEYNRIQFNDIQHIFLGKVIGGQEIENGDETSKVKWFKLNKLPFFMVPHRKEQIKDYTSGNYNLIKTLKDSNLIIKVMRILKKH; encoded by the coding sequence ATGGCTACGCAAGGGGGATTTACTATAATACTTAATGAAAATAATAATAGAATTTTACTTGTTAAAAGAAAAGATATTCCAATATGGGATTTGCCAGGTGGTAAGGTAGGTATTGAAGAAACTCCAACTGCATGTGCAGTAAGAGAAGCAATTGAAGAAACAGGCTATATAACAAATGCTTATAAAAAAATAGGTGAGTACAACAGAATTCAGTTTAATGATATTCAACATATATTTTTAGGAAAGGTTATTGGTGGACAAGAAATCGAAAATGGAGATGAAACAAGTAAAGTAAAATGGTTTAAATTAAATAAATTGCCTTTTTTTATGGTTCCTCATAGAAAAGAACAAATTAAAGATTATACAAGTGGTAATTATAACTTAATAAAGACATTAAAAGATTCTAATCTTATTATAAAAGTTATGAGGATTTTAAAAAAACATTAA
- a CDS encoding ThiF family adenylyltransferase, giving the protein MGGSFAEVAVRIGFENFILADGDIINDHNLNRQCFTAGDIGKLKMKALSERLKEINPSVKIEEFTEYISGKNVTKIVNNADIVFDTIDFLDLTAIISLHDECKKHRYDNICNETILTREIL; this is encoded by the coding sequence ATTGGAGGTTCATTTGCTGAGGTTGCAGTTAGAATAGGGTTCGAAAATTTTATTTTAGCAGATGGTGATATAATTAATGATCATAATTTAAATCGCCAATGTTTCACTGCTGGTGATATTGGGAAACTTAAGATGAAAGCCTTGTCAGAAAGGCTTAAAGAGATTAATCCCTCGGTAAAAATCGAAGAATTTACTGAATATATATCTGGAAAAAATGTTACTAAAATTGTTAATAACGCAGATATTGTCTTTGATACAATCGATTTTCTAGATTTGACAGCAATTATAAGCTTACATGACGAATGTAAGAAACATCGATATGACAATATATGTAATGAAACAATACTTACAAGAGAAATATTGTAA
- a CDS encoding Cache 3/Cache 2 fusion domain-containing protein, with protein sequence MSIKIKIIISYLILILLTVSFLGVLIGKITKDAVFNEVKEKSKSVTELLKTTISVRNDSLIEKSYSDLNSAEKLLYSLGNINVDNTQSIKVGDFYLPVLYAGTHKISLDTKIVNDIQKSTGSTASIFLLNNNKLIRVSTNRIEDNQRIEGTYYSAGSDVYNKIINNQEYLGTHSYEGESYLSRIKPLLNKDKKVIGAIGVGNTLLNNYLEKTLNNVKIGKTGYVYIMDSNGKAIIHPTDKGKNLSEYDFSKKIISNKDGLIEYTYKNVHKLAYYMYFKPWDWYIVTTANYDDLTSSSKSILYTTLLSGLLMIFLGGIIAVFMANNLVKPINKLKSYMEIAGKGDLTVRSDINNKDEIGVLSDSFNNMIGENKRLMEELVQYDKLKTEFIANMSHELKTPLNIIFSTAQLFSVYISKDVDSNNIEKLNEYTNYIKQNCYRLLRLVNNIIDISKIDSKFVELNLKNQNIVQVAEEITLSTILYVQGMSRTIIFDTDIEEKIMAFDEEQLERILLNLISNATKFTRPGDTIEVGVYDKDNHVIISVKDNGIGIPENKLSQIFKRFKQVDPLLSRTHEGSGIGLAIVKSLVEMHGGLINVKSKYQEGTEFTISLPVKLVDHNDNQDSKIDLIYQTNSEKILIEFSDISK encoded by the coding sequence ATGAGTATTAAAATTAAAATAATTATTAGTTACTTAATATTAATTCTACTTACAGTAAGTTTTTTAGGGGTTTTAATTGGTAAGATAACAAAGGATGCAGTATTTAACGAAGTTAAGGAAAAAAGTAAATCTGTAACGGAATTACTTAAAACTACAATAAGCGTAAGAAATGATTCCCTTATAGAAAAGTCTTATAGCGATTTGAATTCCGCTGAGAAGTTATTATATAGTTTGGGTAATATAAATGTAGATAATACTCAAAGTATAAAAGTAGGGGATTTTTATTTACCAGTTTTATATGCTGGAACACACAAGATATCATTAGATACTAAGATTGTTAATGATATACAAAAATCTACAGGTAGTACTGCTTCTATATTTTTATTAAATAATAATAAGTTAATAAGAGTATCTACAAACCGTATTGAAGACAACCAAAGAATTGAAGGAACATACTACTCTGCAGGCTCTGATGTTTACAATAAAATAATTAATAATCAAGAGTATTTGGGTACACACTCATATGAAGGGGAAAGTTATTTATCAAGAATTAAGCCATTACTTAATAAAGATAAAAAGGTTATAGGAGCAATAGGGGTAGGGAATACACTGCTTAATAATTATTTAGAAAAAACATTAAATAACGTTAAAATCGGAAAAACAGGTTATGTATACATAATGGATTCTAATGGAAAAGCAATTATCCATCCTACTGATAAGGGAAAAAATCTAAGCGAATATGACTTTAGTAAAAAAATAATATCAAATAAAGATGGACTAATTGAATACACATATAAAAACGTACATAAATTAGCTTATTATATGTATTTCAAACCTTGGGATTGGTATATTGTCACTACAGCTAACTATGATGACTTAACATCGTCAAGTAAATCAATTTTGTATACCACATTATTAAGTGGGTTATTAATGATTTTCTTAGGTGGGATTATAGCTGTATTTATGGCCAACAATTTAGTTAAACCCATTAATAAATTAAAGTCATATATGGAGATAGCGGGTAAAGGTGATTTAACAGTACGTTCAGACATAAACAATAAAGATGAAATAGGGGTATTATCCGATAGTTTTAATAATATGATAGGTGAAAATAAGCGGTTGATGGAAGAATTAGTACAATACGATAAATTAAAAACCGAATTTATTGCCAATATGTCTCATGAATTAAAGACTCCGTTAAATATAATTTTTTCTACAGCACAGTTATTTTCAGTATACATAAGCAAAGATGTAGATTCAAATAACATTGAGAAGTTAAACGAATATACAAATTATATAAAACAAAATTGTTATAGATTGTTAAGACTCGTAAATAATATAATTGATATTAGTAAAATTGATTCTAAATTTGTGGAGTTAAATTTAAAGAATCAAAATATAGTACAAGTTGCTGAGGAAATAACCCTATCGACTATTCTGTACGTACAAGGTATGTCAAGAACAATTATTTTTGATACAGATATAGAAGAAAAAATCATGGCCTTTGACGAAGAACAGCTGGAGAGAATTTTACTTAATTTAATTTCTAATGCGACTAAATTTACGAGGCCTGGAGATACAATTGAAGTTGGAGTGTACGATAAAGATAATCACGTTATAATTTCTGTAAAGGATAACGGCATAGGAATTCCAGAAAACAAGTTATCACAAATTTTTAAAAGGTTTAAGCAGGTGGACCCTTTATTAAGTAGAACACATGAAGGTAGTGGTATAGGCCTTGCTATAGTTAAATCTTTAGTTGAAATGCATGGAGGTTTAATTAATGTAAAAAGTAAATATCAAGAAGGCACAGAATTTACAATAAGCTTGCCTGTTAAGCTGGTTGACCATAATGATAATCAGGACTCAAAAATAGATTTAATTTATCAAACAAATAGTGAAAAAATATTGATTGAATTTTCCGATATTAGTAAGTAA
- a CDS encoding sensor histidine kinase, with amino-acid sequence MVKQMLEIVDKLVVFLCCTGIYLLESAHGLWIFTIILALTISSLNSYFESKELHMLFFVVYIILCVFFSELLLFLPLLLYDVIGNKHLFIYLIALIPIISNQGYLANRIIFITLAFMALTILLKLRTSSDSKLKADYINFRDKTSELSILLEDQNATLISNQDYEINLATLSERNRIAREIHDNVGHILSRCLLQIGALIVINKNSIVKESLDAIKDTLSQAMDSVRTSVHNLHDDSIDLHDQIYALTKEFSFCPIKLYYDINKNPEKMIKYSFISIVKEAISNIIKHSSATDVSITLNEHPGFYQLIIEDNGVVEDYNIENGIGIRNILDRVAAFNGNVNINIENGFKIFISIPKEIIK; translated from the coding sequence TTGGTAAAACAAATGCTTGAAATTGTAGATAAACTAGTTGTTTTTCTCTGTTGCACAGGTATATATCTATTGGAATCAGCCCATGGTTTATGGATTTTTACAATAATTTTAGCATTAACAATAAGTAGTCTAAATAGCTATTTTGAAAGCAAAGAGTTACATATGCTATTTTTTGTTGTTTATATCATACTTTGTGTGTTTTTTAGTGAATTATTATTATTTCTTCCATTGCTTTTATATGATGTTATAGGGAATAAACACCTATTCATTTATCTCATTGCCCTTATACCAATAATAAGCAATCAAGGATATTTAGCTAATAGGATTATTTTTATAACCCTTGCATTTATGGCGTTAACTATACTTTTAAAGCTTCGTACAAGTTCTGATTCTAAGCTTAAAGCGGATTATATAAATTTTAGAGACAAGACTTCAGAACTTTCCATACTGCTTGAAGATCAAAATGCTACACTGATATCCAACCAGGATTACGAGATAAACCTTGCCACATTAAGTGAAAGAAATAGGATAGCAAGAGAAATTCACGATAATGTGGGGCATATTTTATCGAGGTGCCTTTTGCAAATAGGAGCTTTAATAGTTATTAATAAGAATTCTATTGTAAAAGAAAGCCTTGACGCAATTAAGGATACCCTGTCACAAGCTATGGATAGTGTCAGGACAAGTGTACATAATCTTCATGATGATTCTATAGATTTGCATGACCAGATTTATGCCCTTACAAAAGAATTTTCCTTTTGCCCTATAAAGCTTTATTATGATATTAACAAAAATCCTGAAAAAATGATAAAATATTCATTTATATCCATAGTTAAGGAAGCCATATCTAATATTATTAAGCACTCTAGTGCCACAGATGTGTCTATCACACTTAACGAGCACCCTGGATTTTATCAGCTTATTATTGAGGATAATGGAGTTGTAGAGGACTATAACATTGAAAATGGTATTGGTATTAGAAATATACTAGATAGAGTCGCCGCTTTTAATGGCAATGTTAATATAAACATTGAAAATGGGTTTAAGATATTTATATCTATACCAAAGGAGATTATAAAATGA
- a CDS encoding ABC transporter permease has translation MIIRLKTLILKELMIIIRHKEWLLASLCLPFIVFFILSFSFKDMMKRESDIPPIKVAIVDKDNSIASKLLLDNFRNSKNFSDFINVEVCTSTGAMAKFNNNLLTGVIEIPKNFSGSLLAMENLPLEITLNSDEPLKSSILKNVMEGYSRIIGAVGIGVSSVQYYMDKYEEPQEHKAKVNDYLSRNLIFTALGRSRFFAYEPHNDIPSTTSVEYYIIAIAVLLLMYMGIALGNLLIKERNSMVIKRLLITPVTTFEIILSKWIAYSIYCSVLLMLFIAPISLLYNLDICHNLFVFIIISVGLIISFYIMLATFFNNEESYILMANIYVFISAIIGGSFIPLQLMPETIRNISKITPNYWIIKGELYIINSYSLNDIKYIIGGMLLLTIFMLMTSMFMLKRGTRKLKWII, from the coding sequence ATGATTATAAGACTAAAAACTTTAATATTAAAAGAATTAATGATTATTATAAGACATAAGGAGTGGTTACTCGCCTCTTTATGTCTTCCATTTATAGTGTTTTTTATACTTTCTTTCTCATTTAAAGACATGATGAAAAGAGAATCTGATATACCTCCAATAAAGGTTGCAATAGTAGATAAAGATAATAGTATTGCAAGTAAACTGCTATTAGATAACTTTAGGAATAGCAAAAACTTTTCAGATTTTATAAATGTAGAGGTATGTACAAGCACCGGGGCTATGGCTAAATTTAATAACAATTTATTAACTGGAGTAATAGAGATACCTAAAAACTTTTCTGGAAGTTTGCTGGCTATGGAAAATCTACCTTTGGAGATAACCCTGAATTCAGATGAGCCTCTTAAAAGTTCCATACTAAAAAACGTTATGGAAGGATATTCACGAATTATTGGGGCTGTAGGAATAGGAGTTAGTTCTGTTCAGTATTATATGGATAAATATGAAGAGCCTCAAGAACATAAAGCTAAGGTAAATGATTATTTATCAAGAAATTTGATTTTTACCGCTTTAGGTAGATCTAGATTTTTTGCCTATGAGCCTCATAACGATATTCCCTCTACCACATCTGTAGAATATTATATTATTGCAATAGCTGTACTTTTGTTAATGTATATGGGAATAGCTTTAGGGAATTTACTTATAAAGGAGAGAAATTCAATGGTGATTAAACGGCTTCTCATCACTCCTGTTACTACCTTTGAGATTATCTTAAGTAAGTGGATAGCATATTCCATATACTGCAGTGTGCTTTTAATGCTTTTTATAGCGCCTATATCTTTATTATATAACCTGGATATATGTCACAATTTATTTGTGTTTATAATTATTAGTGTAGGTCTTATAATAAGTTTTTACATAATGCTTGCTACTTTTTTTAACAATGAGGAGAGTTATATTTTAATGGCTAATATATATGTATTTATATCTGCAATTATAGGTGGAAGCTTTATACCATTACAACTTATGCCTGAAACAATAAGAAACATTTCTAAAATAACCCCTAACTATTGGATAATAAAAGGGGAATTGTACATAATAAATTCGTATTCTCTTAATGATATTAAATATATTATAGGGGGTATGCTCTTGCTAACTATATTTATGTTAATGACCTCCATGTTTATGTTGAAAAGAGGTACGAGGAAATTAAAATGGATTATATAA
- a CDS encoding DUF3784 domain-containing protein — protein MSELIVMMLILLPVGLYFIFIGWRIWKKEQITLIHDYHYTGVAEKDKKSYTEKVGKACIIMGIGMILMMGIIKFTSNTAYGVICFGIFIVWGLIMIFMAQKKYNGGL, from the coding sequence ATGTCTGAATTAATAGTTATGATGCTTATATTATTACCTGTAGGATTATATTTTATTTTTATAGGATGGCGTATTTGGAAAAAAGAACAGATAACGCTAATACATGATTATCATTATACAGGGGTTGCTGAAAAAGATAAAAAATCTTATACAGAAAAAGTGGGTAAAGCATGTATTATAATGGGAATAGGAATGATACTGATGATGGGTATTATTAAATTCACATCAAATACTGCATATGGTGTGATATGCTTTGGGATATTCATTGTATGGGGCTTAATTATGATATTTATGGCACAAAAAAAATATAATGGTGGACTGTAA
- a CDS encoding class I SAM-dependent methyltransferase, whose amino-acid sequence MLDSTGFDLWANGYDKSVNLSEKNNEYPFAGYKDVLNYVYNQVRKEDGANVLDIGFGTGILATQLYNNGYSVTGIDFSSNMIDIAKQKMPQATLINRDFSKGLSDEIKNHHFDFIISTYAIHHLTDKEKINFIKSFFPLLNKTGKIFLGDVSFETRNQLEKCKAKYNEYWDNDEFYFTAEEIKNNLNDEYFCEYIQISHCAGVLIIANK is encoded by the coding sequence ATGTTAGATAGTACAGGATTTGATTTATGGGCTAATGGTTATGATAAGAGTGTAAATCTTAGTGAGAAAAATAATGAGTATCCATTTGCAGGTTATAAAGATGTGTTAAATTATGTTTATAACCAAGTAAGAAAAGAAGACGGTGCAAATGTTTTAGATATTGGGTTTGGAACTGGAATTTTAGCAACTCAACTATATAATAATGGATATAGTGTAACAGGCATTGATTTCTCAAGTAATATGATAGATATTGCAAAGCAGAAAATGCCACAAGCAACATTGATAAATCGGGATTTTTCCAAGGGCTTATCAGATGAAATTAAAAATCATCATTTTGACTTCATAATTAGCACATATGCAATTCATCACTTGACAGACAAAGAAAAAATCAATTTTATAAAGTCATTTTTCCCTTTGCTAAATAAAACAGGAAAGATATTTTTGGGTGACGTTTCTTTTGAAACAAGAAATCAACTAGAAAAATGTAAGGCTAAATACAATGAGTATTGGGATAATGATGAATTCTATTTTACAGCAGAAGAAATTAAAAATAATTTAAATGATGAATATTTCTGTGAGTATATACAAATATCTCATTGTGCTGGAGTATTAATTATTGCTAATAAATAA
- a CDS encoding response regulator transcription factor produces the protein MKVLIVDDDKLVCVSLKVILESDADIEVVALGYNGKMAIELYETLKPDILLIDIRMDTMTGLKGAEIILKDHKDAKILFLTTFLDDEYIIKALNIGSKGYLLKQNFESIIPCLKAVQAGQTVFGDEIITKIPSLITERSKLKFSDFDINEKEFEIIVKVADGLNNKEISEKLYLSEGTIRNYISAILEKLSLRDRTQLAIFYYKNKNPKSTG, from the coding sequence ATGAAGGTTTTAATTGTCGATGATGATAAATTAGTCTGTGTCTCACTAAAGGTTATATTAGAATCAGATGCAGACATAGAAGTGGTTGCATTGGGGTATAACGGAAAAATGGCAATAGAGCTATATGAAACCCTAAAGCCAGATATATTATTAATAGATATTCGAATGGACACAATGACAGGCCTTAAGGGAGCAGAAATAATCCTAAAGGACCACAAAGATGCTAAAATACTATTTCTCACCACTTTTTTAGATGACGAATACATTATAAAAGCTTTAAATATAGGCTCAAAGGGTTATCTTTTAAAACAAAACTTTGAAAGCATCATCCCTTGCCTAAAAGCAGTGCAAGCCGGGCAAACAGTCTTCGGTGATGAAATAATAACTAAAATACCATCACTAATCACAGAAAGAAGTAAATTGAAATTCTCAGACTTTGATATAAATGAAAAGGAGTTTGAAATAATAGTCAAGGTAGCTGACGGCTTAAATAATAAAGAGATATCTGAGAAACTATATTTAAGTGAAGGTACTATAAGAAATTATATTAGTGCCATATTAGAAAAGCTCAGTCTACGTGACAGAACTCAACTGGCAATTTTTTATTATAAAAATAAAAATCCCAAAAGTACAGGTTAA
- a CDS encoding ABC transporter permease produces the protein MFNHIFTTRIKCLLRDKQLVFWSLMFPIVLATLFKVAFANISASEVFKTIDIAVVSSKYYQENVGFKGAIAQVSKDGTGKLFNVTETSEKNAEELLKNSKIEGYIYLNPEVNLVVKSEGLNQTVIKTFLDDYKGSASTIATIIASSPMANHDNLVKDATTFKEYTKEISASVGQPNTTLNYFYALIAMACLYGGFSGLKEVTDIQGDLSKRAARINMAPVHKMKMFIYSLCAAFLIQFTEILILLSYLHFALKIDFGNQLFYILLLCFVGCAAGISFGTMISALIKKSEGLKVGILISTTMIGTVLSGMMYANIKYLVEKSMPILSYINPAALITDGFYTLYYYNNHQRFFINISILTFLSIVFCLITYLIIRRQKYASI, from the coding sequence ATGTTTAATCATATATTTACTACAAGAATAAAATGTTTATTAAGAGATAAGCAACTGGTTTTTTGGTCTTTAATGTTTCCAATAGTTTTAGCCACCTTATTTAAAGTAGCTTTTGCTAATATTTCTGCCAGTGAGGTATTTAAAACTATTGATATTGCGGTGGTAAGTAGTAAGTACTACCAGGAAAATGTGGGGTTTAAAGGGGCAATAGCTCAGGTATCTAAGGATGGCACAGGTAAACTTTTTAATGTGACCGAAACTTCTGAAAAAAATGCAGAGGAGCTTCTTAAAAATAGTAAAATAGAAGGATATATATATCTAAATCCAGAGGTAAATCTAGTAGTTAAGTCAGAGGGACTCAATCAAACTGTGATTAAGACATTCTTAGATGATTACAAAGGGAGTGCAAGTACCATAGCCACCATTATAGCGTCTAGTCCAATGGCAAATCATGATAATTTAGTGAAGGATGCCACAACTTTTAAAGAATACACTAAAGAAATTTCAGCGTCGGTAGGACAACCAAACACAACTCTTAATTATTTTTATGCACTTATTGCCATGGCATGTTTATATGGAGGCTTTTCAGGACTAAAGGAAGTTACTGATATACAAGGAGATTTGTCAAAAAGAGCAGCTAGAATTAATATGGCTCCAGTTCATAAAATGAAGATGTTTATTTATAGCCTGTGCGCAGCATTTTTGATTCAATTTACAGAAATTCTCATTCTGCTTTCATATTTACATTTTGCCTTAAAGATTGATTTTGGTAATCAACTATTTTATATTCTGCTTCTCTGTTTTGTAGGTTGTGCCGCAGGAATTTCCTTTGGGACTATGATAAGTGCACTTATTAAAAAAAGTGAAGGTCTAAAAGTAGGAATATTAATAAGCACTACTATGATAGGAACTGTTTTATCAGGGATGATGTATGCGAATATAAAATACCTTGTAGAAAAGAGCATGCCAATATTATCATATATTAATCCAGCAGCACTTATTACCGATGGTTTTTACACCTTATATTATTATAATAACCACCAAAGATTCTTTATAAATATTTCTATTCTAACCTTTTTATCCATAGTATTTTGTTTAATAACCTACTTAATTATAAGGAGGCAAAAATATGCAAGTATTTAA
- a CDS encoding ATP-binding cassette domain-containing protein, whose protein sequence is MIVKVNNLVKRYKELLALDHLNLEVKEGEIFGLLGPNGSGKSTAINCILSLLKYDMGEISIFGRPMGPDAYDIKKDIGVVMQDVAVFEELTVYENIDYFCGLYIKDKSKKKALVEEAIDFVALNDYKKFYPKKLSGGLLRRLNIACGIAHKPRLLILDEPTVAVDPQSRNNILTGIKKLNEQGTTIIYTTHYMEEVEQLCDRIAILDKGKTVALGTKEELKAMIKIGEKITVEIFNLSTSDLDKIRELSTVDKAEYRENTLVIRSKKGKNNIVRIIEFLSDHNIEFGKIYSELPTLNDVFLEITGKELRD, encoded by the coding sequence ATGATAGTAAAAGTTAATAATTTAGTAAAAAGATACAAGGAGCTTTTAGCATTAGATCATTTAAATTTAGAAGTTAAAGAAGGAGAAATCTTTGGGCTCCTAGGACCTAACGGCTCGGGTAAATCTACCGCAATAAACTGTATACTTTCACTATTAAAGTATGATATGGGTGAAATAAGTATTTTTGGCAGACCTATGGGACCCGATGCTTATGATATTAAAAAGGATATTGGCGTTGTTATGCAAGATGTGGCTGTCTTTGAGGAACTGACAGTATATGAAAATATAGATTATTTTTGTGGACTCTATATAAAGGATAAGAGTAAGAAAAAAGCACTTGTAGAGGAAGCTATAGATTTTGTTGCACTAAATGATTATAAAAAATTTTATCCTAAAAAGTTAAGCGGAGGGCTTCTGCGTAGGCTCAATATAGCTTGTGGTATAGCTCATAAGCCAAGGCTTCTAATCCTTGATGAACCTACTGTGGCAGTAGACCCTCAAAGTAGAAATAATATTCTAACCGGGATTAAAAAGCTGAATGAGCAAGGGACAACAATTATATACACCACTCATTATATGGAAGAAGTTGAGCAGCTTTGTGACCGAATAGCAATACTAGACAAGGGTAAAACCGTAGCTCTTGGAACAAAAGAGGAATTAAAGGCTATGATTAAAATTGGAGAAAAAATCACCGTAGAGATATTTAATTTATCCACCAGTGATTTAGATAAGATTAGAGAATTATCCACGGTGGATAAAGCCGAGTATAGAGAAAATACTCTAGTTATTAGGTCTAAAAAAGGTAAAAATAATATAGTTAGAATTATAGAATTTTTAAGTGACCATAATATTGAGTTTGGAAAAATATACTCTGAATTACCCACTTTAAATGATGTTTTCTTAGAGATAACTGGCAAAGAGCTTAGAGATTAA
- a CDS encoding ABC transporter permease translates to MQVFKVYFKIIKANMGQMSIYLVVFLSISLLYSTMATTKTEKSFSQTKTNVAFINLDGNTALLTGFKEYLSKNANFIDVENKPEKLQDALFFRDVEYIVTIPVDFTSNFLKGKPLEVQKTVVPNSTTRMYVDMAINKYFNMARVYANNIPGITEENLVKEVSKGASTETTVQLKSFGAKVQNNGFAVASFNYLAYSLFSILILGVSSISMVFNNKNLKRRNLCSPMKNSSFNLQLIMGNLVFALASYGVLAGFGFILNRDHMMSYNGLLLCVNALVFTIAALSISYLVGILIKNKNAQSAIANVLSLGFSFISGVFVPQQFLSDKAIAIASFTPTYWYVKANNMIGALSNFSFNNLSPIFTYMLIELGFAMAIFSVALVVSKQNRITNS, encoded by the coding sequence ATGCAAGTATTTAAAGTTTATTTTAAAATTATCAAAGCAAATATGGGACAAATGAGTATATATTTAGTAGTTTTCTTATCAATCTCCTTGCTTTATTCTACGATGGCAACCACAAAAACTGAAAAAAGCTTCTCTCAAACTAAGACCAATGTAGCCTTCATAAATTTGGACGGAAACACTGCACTACTTACAGGATTTAAGGAGTATTTATCAAAAAATGCAAACTTTATTGACGTAGAGAATAAACCAGAAAAATTACAAGATGCACTATTTTTTAGGGACGTGGAGTATATAGTAACCATACCTGTGGATTTTACTTCTAATTTTTTAAAGGGAAAACCCTTAGAGGTGCAAAAGACTGTAGTGCCAAACTCTACAACTCGGATGTATGTCGATATGGCAATCAATAAATACTTTAATATGGCAAGAGTATATGCTAATAATATCCCAGGAATAACAGAGGAAAATTTGGTAAAAGAAGTTTCTAAAGGGGCATCCACTGAGACAACGGTGCAATTAAAATCCTTCGGAGCTAAAGTACAAAATAATGGCTTTGCTGTAGCCTCCTTTAATTACCTTGCCTATTCACTATTTTCAATACTAATCCTTGGCGTAAGTTCAATTTCAATGGTATTTAATAATAAAAACTTAAAGAGAAGAAACTTATGCTCCCCAATGAAAAATAGCTCCTTTAATTTACAATTGATTATGGGAAATCTAGTTTTTGCTCTTGCCTCTTATGGAGTTTTGGCCGGTTTTGGATTCATCCTCAATAGAGACCATATGATGTCTTATAATGGCTTATTGTTATGTGTCAATGCTCTAGTGTTTACTATAGCAGCCTTAAGTATAAGCTACCTTGTAGGAATTTTAATAAAAAACAAAAACGCTCAATCTGCCATAGCCAATGTCCTATCACTAGGATTTTCCTTCATAAGTGGAGTATTTGTACCACAGCAATTTTTAAGTGATAAAGCCATAGCTATAGCTAGCTTTACTCCTACCTACTGGTATGTAAAAGCCAACAATATGATAGGTGCGCTGTCAAATTTCAGTTTTAATAATCTTTCACCAATATTTACTTATATGTTAATAGAACTAGGCTTTGCCATGGCTATTTTTTCAGTAGCTTTAGTTGTAAGTAAACAAAATAGAATAACTAATAGTTAG